In Mytilus trossulus isolate FHL-02 chromosome 6, PNRI_Mtr1.1.1.hap1, whole genome shotgun sequence, a single window of DNA contains:
- the LOC134723799 gene encoding protein asteroid homolog 1-like produces MGVPSIIVLATKNPSFWEVCDFRDIKLVIDGNCLYNLLYAYFNIDTIGNFSEYAEKVEVFFMWLFDRRITPYVVFDGAYDIDDKKIETVKSRSQQRAANPEEKVPILAKITFTKVLEKLRIQYIKCDFEADRDIQMLANDLKCPVLSRDSDFFIFDVHHGYIPFESLPLSAIFEGTDDDKIKIYFIENLWKKFPYLRYNMALLATALGNDYLSKHSNVLQNAYQSDNFRLPRCNTEVSNLFEIPCEAGEPFFITIRKVLYWIYRYNDAERGKRQLLYFCKKDKREEEMLTRSLKVFTEPDDYTSYNLYDLLQERQYGGLHVHRSAVPSHVPTWIIDSHRRGLISGFVLNTLIHKRVFLLSQVEGTHEVSSHECSLSIRKVIYALLLGTEPSVTEHDRYRMSLCEFKRTGVICLTGLLRGPYIPNMPRELKIKILGAALCCQIPSESICGSLGQTRLFLMITTYWARVAEPAINIYFLKSVLISYLLFSTIKRNEFRDLKIDFRDDHCLNQMKSNLVTNSFKGSTIIYSKHVCSDVRLKDLYYAVTHFAGRDFKTKRDYIPNIIHTFAQFQSCILYTTYLNQLLNSPLENVNPAFVFNGKFLHDIYYTIREIKEDIIGHFLASEKNHFESFNNMLQFVQENVYVEDRE; encoded by the coding sequence ATGGGAGTTCCAAGTATTATTGTTCTTGCAACGAAAAATCCAAGCTTCTGGGAAGTATGCGATTTTAGGGACATTAAGTTAGTTATTGACGGTAACTGCTTGTACAATTTATTGTATGCATACTTTAATATAGATACCATTGGAAATTTTAGTGAATATGCTGAGAAGGTAGAAGTGTTTTTCATGTGGCTTTTCGACCGTCGAATAACCCCCTATGTTGTGTTTGATGGAGCATATGATATCGATGATAAGAAAATCGAAACAGTCAAAAGCAGGTCTCAACAACGTGCAGCAAATCCAGAAGAAAAAGTACCCATTCTGGCGAAGATAACGTTTACTAAAGTTTTAGAAAAACTTAGAATCCAGTACATAAAATGTGATTTTGAAGCTGATAGAGACATACAAATGCTAGCCAATGATTTGAAATGTCCAGTTTTGTCACGTGATAGTGACTTTTTCATCTTTGATGTACATCACGGTTATATACCATTTGAGTCGTTGCCATTAAGCGCGATATTTGAAGGCACTGATGacgataaaataaaaatttatttcattgagaatttaTGGAAAAAATTCCCATACCTAAGGTATAATATGGCCTTACTAGCCACTGCCTTAGGGAACGATTATCTAAGCAAACACtctaatgttttacaaaatgcTTATCAAAGTGATAATTTTAGACTTCCAAGATGCAATACAGAagtttcaaatttatttgaaattccGTGTGAAGCAGGTGAACCCTTTTTTATAACTATCAGGAAAGTTTTGTACTGGATATATCGTTATAATGATGCTGAGAGAGGGAAAAGACAACTGCTATACTTTTGCAAGAAGGATAAGAGAGAAGAGGAAATGCTAACCCGTTCCCTTAAAGTTTTTACGGAACCAGACGACTACACGAGCTACAATCTTTATGATCTTCTACAAGAAAGACAATATGGTGGCCTACATGTACATAGGTCCGCTGTTCCATCACATGTACCAACTTGGATTATTGACAGTCATAGAAGAGGTTTAATTTCAGGATTTGTCCTGAACACTTTAATCCACAAGAGAGTTTTTCTTTTAAGTCAGGTAGAAGGTACTCATGAAGTATCCTCGCACGAGTGCAGTCTTTCAATTCGGAAAGTAATATACGCCTTATTATTAGGTACAGAGCCGAGTGTTACCGAACACGACCGATATAGAATGAGTTTATGTGAATTCAAAAGAACCGGTGTTATATGTCTAACTGGTCTTCTTCGTGGTCCATACATACCTAATATGCCAAGAGAACTGAAAATTAAGATACTAGGAGCAGCTTTATGCTGCCAAATCCCATCTGAATCAATATGTGGATCACTTGGTCAAACACGCCTATTTCTCATGATAACGACTTACTGGGCAAGAGTAGCTGAACCGGCTataaacatttactttttaaaatcagttttgaTAAGCTATCTTTTGTTTTCAACAATCAAACGTAATGAATTTCgagatttaaaaattgatttccGAGACGATCATTGTTTAAACCAAATGAAATCTAACCTAGTAACAAATAGTTTTAAAGGATCGACAATTATTTATTCGAAACATGTCTGCAGTGACGTTAGACTTAAAGATTTGTATTACGCAGTGACGCACTTCGCTGGAagagattttaaaacaaaaagggattacataccaaatattattCATACATTCGCTCAGTTCCAATCTTGTATATTGTATACAACATATCTTAACCAACTATTGAACAGTCCCTTAGAAAATGTAAATCCTGCCTTCGTGTTTAATGGTAAATTCCTGCACGacatttattatacaatcagaGAAATAAAAGAAGACATTATTGGACACTTTTTAGCATCGGAAAAGAATCATTTTGAGAGTTTTAATAACATGTTACAATTTGTTCAGGAGAATGTGTATGTAGAAGATAGGGAATGA